The following are encoded in a window of Geotrypetes seraphini chromosome 5, aGeoSer1.1, whole genome shotgun sequence genomic DNA:
- the LOC117361651 gene encoding LOW QUALITY PROTEIN: peptidyl-prolyl cis-trans isomerase FKBP2-like (The sequence of the model RefSeq protein was modified relative to this genomic sequence to represent the inferred CDS: inserted 1 base in 1 codon), whose product MHYTGKLEDGSKFDSIMSRDQLFTFTHGTEQVIKGWDQGLXEGEKRKLVIPPELGYRDRGAPPKIPGGATLIFEMELMKIEHRSDL is encoded by the exons ATGCACTATACCGGCAAGCTGGAAGATGGCTCAAAATTTGACAGCATTATGTCTCGTGACCAGCTATTCACTTTCACTCACGGAACTGAGCAGGTGATCAAGGGCTGGGACCAAGGTC CCGAGGGTGAAAAGAGAAAACTGGTCATTCCTCCAGAGCTTGGTTACAGGGACCGGGGAGCTCCGCCAAAAATTCCAGGTGGAGCAACTTTGATTTTTGAAATGGAACTGATGAAGATTGAACATCGATCTGACCTGTAG